The stretch of DNA GCTGTCGGTCGACCACGGCCAGACCGAGGCCGCCCAATCCCTCGGGTTGGGCCGGCTGCGGATCTTCCGCCGCATCGTGCTCCCGCAGGCCATGCCGTCGATCATCCCCGCATCGGGCAACATGCTGATCGGGCTGTTGAAGGCGACGTCGATCGTCAGTGTCATCGCCGTACAGGACCTCCTGTACTCCGCGGAACTCATCTATCAGCAGAACTACCTGATCATCCCACTGCTCCTGGTGGCGACCGTCTGGTATGTGATCCTCACGACCGTCCTGTCGATCGGGCAGCACTACGTCGAACGCCACTATGCGCGCGGCAACCGACGCGACACCGGCACGGGCTTCCGGGACACCCTCCGAGCCAACCTGCCGCTCCTCGGGTCGGCGTGGACGCAGCGCGGAGCGAGGGCATGAGCGCCCCCGCGGTCCGCATCCGGGGCCTCCGTAAGAGCTTCGGCTCCGCGACAGTCCTGCACGGAATCGACCTGGACATCGCCGAAGGCGAGGTGACCGTCGTCATCGGACCGTCCGGCTCCGGCAAGTCGACGCTCTTGCGCTGCGTCAACCACCTCGAGCGACCGGACTCCGGATTCGTCGAGGTCGACGGGGAGGTCATCGGCTATCACCCGACCGGCGGACGCCTGCGGGAGCGATCCCCGCGCGACGTCGCTCGCCAACGGTCGCGGATCGGCATGGTGTTCCAACAGTTCAACCTGTTCGGACATCGCACTGCCGCCCAGAACGTCGCCGAGGGGCCGATCTCGGCGGGGGCATCGCGCGCCGACGCCACGGCGACCGCGACGGCCCTACTCGATCGTGTCGGCCTGACGGGCAAGGACGACGCCTACCCGCGGCAGCTCTCGGGCGGGCAGCAACAGCGCGTCGCGATCGCCCGGGCACTCGCCCAGCAGCCGCGCCTGATCCTGTTCGACGAACCGACCAGCGCACTCGATCCCGAGCTCGTCGGCGAGGTCCTCGGCGTCATCAGAGACCTGGCGGCCGAACGGATGACCATGCTGATCGTCACGCACGAACTGGGCTTCGCCCGCGAGGTCGCCGACACCGTCGTCTTCGTCGACGACGGCCGGATCGTCGAATCCGGTCCCGCCGACGCCGTACTGACCTCTCCCGTACACGAACGCACCCGCGCGTTCCTCTCCGCCGTCCTCTAAAAGCCCTCTCCCGGGCGCGCAGTCGCGCTCGCATCCCCCAAGGATCATTCATGCCTGTTTCACGAATTTCGCGACGTCTCGTCGCAGCCGCCGTACTCATCACCGCCGCGGTCGCCTCACTGACCGCATGCGGGTCGAGCTCGTCGACGCCGACCGATCAGGCGGCCGTTCCGACCGCCGACGTCGTGTCGGCGATACACGCCGACCCGAGGATCCACGACCTGCTGCCCGCGGACATCCGCACCGCGGGTTCGGCCACGCTCGGCACCGTGCAGGCCGTCGGGCAGGCCGGGCTGCCCCATGCCGGTGTCGTCGACGGCAGGCAGGTCGGTCTCGACATCGACATCGCCGACGCTGTCGCACGGGTCCTCGGCATCGAATGGAAACGCGACTACGGCACGTTCGCCACGATCATCCCCGGCGTGCAGAACGGCCGGTACCAGGTCGGCGAGGCGAACTTCGGCGTCACCGAGGCGCGGACCCGAGTCCTCGACTTCGCCACGTACCTGAACGACGGCCAGGGCTTCCTCGGCGCGTCGACGGTCACCGCCGAGCACATCGCGTCGCTGACCGACGCATGCGGTTATCGGATCGCCACCTCGCCGGGTTCCACGTTCCAGACGCTCCTGGAGACCCACGCCGACGACTGCGCGAAAGCCGGAAAGAAGCCGTGGACGGTACAGTACTTCGCCGACCAGGGACCGATCGTCCTCGGCCTGCAGAACGGCAAGGTGGACCTGTACTTCGGCCCCACGCTGAGCCTGCGCTACGCCGAGAAGCACATCGCAGGCACCCGTTTCCTCGGTGAACTGACCACCACCCCGGTCGGTTTCGTCACGGCGAAGGGTTCGCCGCTCGCGCCGGCCCTGGTCGCCGCGGTGAACAAGCTCATCACGACCGGCGAGTACGGTGCGATCTTCGCCAAGTGGGGTGTACCGGCGTCGCAGGTGCACGAATCCCAGATCAATCCGTCGGCGACGTTCTGACGCGGGCGCGCACATGACCGACATCCTGCCCGGCGTCCGCGAGACCGCCGTGTCCCGCGCCGACACACAGCGCCGACCGCTGCCCACCGCGACCGAACGTGTCGTCCCGCTCCGTCATCCGGGTCGCTGGATCGCCACCGTCGCCGTCCTCGTCGTGGTCGCACAGCTCGTCCACGGATTCGCGACCAACGAGTTCTTCCAATGGGGACGTTTCGCGTACTGGTTCGCCCGCCCCACGATCCTCCACGGTCTGCTCATCACTCTCGAGGTGACCGCCCTCAGCGCGGTGCTCGGACTGATCGGCGGACTGGTCCTCGCGCTGATGCGGTCGTCGCAGAACCCGGTCCTGCGTGCGGTCTCCTGGGCGTACATCTGGTTCTTCCGCTCCATCCCGCTGATCGTGCTCTTGCTGATCCTGTTCAACTTCGGCGCGCTCTACGAGTCGCTGTCGCTCGGTGTGCCGTTCGGCCCGTCGTTCCTCACCGTCCCCAGCTCCACGTTCTCCAACGCGATGGTGATCGCGGTCGTCGGCATCAGCCTCACCGAGGCCGCGTTCGCCGCCGAAGTGGTGCGCGCAGGATTCCTCGCCGTCGATCACGGCCAGCACGAGGCCGCCGCCGCACTCGGCCTCCCCCGCCGGTACCAGTTGCGTCGCATCGTGCTGCCGCAGGCGCTGCGGTCCATCGTCCCCGCCTACGTCAACCAGTTGATCGGCCTGGTGAAGGCCACCTCGCTCGTCTACTACGTGTCCCTGCTCGACGTGTTCGGCGTCGTCGCCACCACCTCGGCGACCTTCTCCGGCGACATCGTCCCGCTGCTGCTGGTCGCGACCGCCTGGTACGTGATCCTCACCAGCGTCATCTCCGTCGTCCAGTTCTACGTCGAACGGCACTATGCGAAAGGCGCCACCCGATGACCGCTCTCGCCGCCCCCACCACCGACCCCGTCAGCGTCGAGATCGTCGACGTCCACAAGTGGTTCGGCCGCAACCACGTGCTGCGTGGCGTCGACCTGTCGATCGCCCCCGGCCAGGTCACCGTGATCCTCGGCCCGTCCGGCTCGGGCAAATCGACGCTGCTGCGAACGATCAATCACCTGGAGCGGCCGGAGATCGGGCACGTCGACGTCGGCGGCGAACTCATCGGCGTCCGCCCGCACGGCGACCGGCGCAAAGAACTCCCCGAACGCGAGATCCTGGCCCAGCGTCGACGGATCGGATTCGTCTTCCAGCAGTTCAACCTGTTCCCCAACCTCACCGCGGTCGAAAACGTCGCGGTCGGGCCGTATGCCACCGGGCGCGAGTCCCGCGAGTCCGCTGTGGAACGGGCGCGGGAACTCCTCACGCAGGTCGGACTGTCGGCGAAGGCCGACGCGTACCCGCGGCAGTTGTCCGGCGGCCAGCAGCAGCGCGTCGCGATCGCGCGTGCCCTCGCGTCCCGGCCCGGTCTGCTCCTGTTCGACGAACCCACCTCCGCACTCGATCCCGAACTCGTCCGCGACGTGCTCGACGTGATCCGTCGGCTCGTCGACTCCGGCACCACGATGGTCATCGTCACACACGAGATCGCGTTCGCCCGCGACGTCGCCGATCTCGTCTGCTTCATGGACGACGGAGTGATCGTCGACAACGGCAGCGTCGCCGACGTCCTCGACGATCCCCGGCATCCACGCGTGCGGGAGTTCCTCACCCGCATGTGACCCCTTCCGATACTTCGAGCCCCTCCCCCAGTCCCGTTCTTCCCGAACGGCACTCCCGACAGCCAGGAGCAACCCATGTCCACCCGTCATCTCCGCGCCGCCCGCCGTACGGCAGCGCTCGTGGTCGTCGCTGCGACCCTCGTCACCGGCGCCACCGCCTGCTCCTCGTCCGACTCGGCAGACGCCGCGCCGGCCGGCTCGGTGCGGATCGGCGCGGCATCGAACGGCGCCGCCGATCCCGTCACCCTGAAAGTCGACGAGCAGACGTCGATCAGCGCCGAACTGCCGGAGGCCGTCCGGGACTCCGGCGAACTCACCGTCGGCCTCGGCATCCTGCCCGCAGGCAGCCCGCCGCTCGGCTACGTCGGCGACGACGGCACCACCCAGACCGGCTCGGAACCCGACCTCACCCGCCTCATCGCCGCAGTTCTCGGCCTCAAACCTCAGTTCACCGCGTACACCTGGGAGAACCTGTTCGTCGGCATCGACAGCGGCAAGGTCGACGTCGGCGCGACCAACATCACTGTCACCGAGGAGCGCAAGGACAAGTACGACTTCGCCACGTACCGCAAGGATCAGTTGGCATTGGAGACCGCCGCCGACCGAACGTGGACCTTCGACGGCGACTACCACGTCCTCGCGGGCAAGAAGATCGGTGTCGGCGCGGGCACCAACCAGGAGCGGATCCTCCTCGAATGGCAGTCCAGACTGCGATCCGTGGGCAAGGATCTCGAGGTCAAGTACTTCGCCGACGCCAACTCCTACTATCTGGCGTTGAACTCGGGGCAGATCGACGCCTACCTCGGCCCCAACCCGGCCTCTGCCTACCACGTCCGACAGACGGCGTCCGGACCGAATCCGACCCGCATCGCGGGCACCTACTCGGGTGCCGGCGCCTCCCTGCAGGGACTGATCGCGGTGACCACCAAGAAGGACAGCGGTCTGGCGAAGCCGATCGCCGACGCGATCGACTACCTGATCGCCAACGGTCAGTACGCGGACTGGCTGAAGGCGTGGAACCTGTCGAGCGAAGCCGTCACCGAGTCCCTGGTCAACCCGCCGGGGCTCCCCCGCACCAACGCCTGAACCCGCCGACCGCCCAGAGGAGACAACCATGACCCGCCCCGACCGCATCCATCTCGCCGCCGCCCTCGACGCCGCGGGGTGGCATCCCGCAGCCTGGCGAGAGGCCGACGCCCGGCCCGACGCACTGTTCACCGCCGACTACTGGGTCGACCTGGCACGCACGGCGCGCCGCGGCCGCCTCGACTTCATCACGGTCGAGGACTCGTTCGCACTTCAGAGCGACGAGTTCGGCGTCGCGGACTCGCGCACCGACCGGGTTCGCGGTCGGCTCGACGCGGTCGCGATCGCGGCACGCGTCGCACCCGCGGTACCTGGTCTCGGAGTCGTGCCGACGGCGGTCGTCACCCTCACCGAGCCGTTCCATCTGTCGAAGGCCGTCGCCACGCTCGACTACGTCAGCCGCGGCAATGCAGGTGTGCGGGTCCAGGTGGCCGCCGATCCGGCGGCGGCCGCGAACGTCGGTCGGCGCACCCCGGCGACGGCACGACGCGAGGACCTCGCCTCGGCCGGGACCGCCGAACTGATCGCCGAGTTGTTCGGTGAAACCGCCGACTACGTCGAGGTCCTGCGTCGCCTGTGGGACAGCTGGGAGGACGATGCCGAGATCCGCGACATCGCGTCGGGGCGCTTCATCGACCGGGACAAGCTGCACTACATCGACTTCGTCGGCGATCGGTTCTCGGTGCGCGGGCCGTCCATCACGCCGCGACCCCCGCAAGGCCAGCCGCCGGTGGCCGTCCTGGCCCACACCTCCGCCGGATTCGACCTGATCGCCTCGTCCGCCGATCTCGGCTTCGTCACCCCGATCGACCAGACGTCCGCACGGTCCACGGTGGCCGCGGTTCGAGACGCCGCCGTCGCGGCGGGTCGCGACCCCGATCTCCTCCGCCTGTTCGGCGATCTCGTCGTCGTGCTCGACGACACCGTCGATGCGGCGCGGGCTCGTCTCACCCGACTCGACGACCGCGCGGGCCGCGTCTTCGCCTCTGACGCGGAGATCTTCGTCGGCACCCCGGACGGACTCGCCGACCTCCTCACCGAACGACATCGTGCGGGCCTGACCGGGTTCCGGCTCCGTCCGGCCGCTCTGCCTCACGACCTCGAGCAGATCGTCGACGGCCTGGTCCCCGAACTGACCCGCCGGGGACTGTTCCCGACCGACGACTCGACCGGGACCCTGCGCGACCGCCTCGGTCTGCCCCGCCCCGCCAACCGCTACGCCGCAGCGACCGCCTGATAGGAGGCACCATGACTCGACCCCGCAAGCAGATCCACCTCGCCGCGCACTTCCCCGGCGTCAACAACACCACCGTGTGGAGCGACCCCGCGTCGGGCAGCCACATCGAGTTCGACAGCTTCACCCGATTCGCACAGGACGCCGAGCGCGGCAAGTTCGACTTCCTCTTCCTCGCCGAGGGGCTCCGGCTGCGTGAGCAGAACGGGCAGATCTACGATCTGGACGTGGTGGGTCGCCCGGACACGTTCACCGTCCTCACCGCGCTGGCCGCCGTCACCGAACGCATCGGCCTCACCGGCACCATCAACTCGACGTTCAACGAGCCGTTCGACGTCGCGCGCCAGTTCGCCTCCCTCGACCATCTGTCGGGCGGCCGCGCCGCCTGGAACGTCGTGACCAGCTGGGACTCGTTCACCGGCGAGAACTTCCGGCGCGGCGGCTACCTCGCCGAAGAGGACCGCTACGACCGTGCGCGGGCGTTCCTGTCGGCGGTCGAGACCCTGTGGGAGTCCTGGCACGACGGCGATCTGGTCGCCGACCGCGACGCCGGCCGCTTCCTCGCCGCGGGCGACGTCGGATCATACGCCGTCCACAACCGATTCTTCGACATCGAGGGCCGGTTCACCGTGCCACGCACGCCGCAGGGTCGGCCGGTGATCTTCCAGGCGGGCGACTCCGATCAGGGCCGCGAGTTCGCGGCCGCCGACGCCGACGCCATCTTCTCCCGGCACGCGGTCGGCGACGACGGTCGAGCGTTCTACCGCGATGTGAAGGACCGCCTCGCGAAGTACGGGCGCGACCGCGACGACCTCCTCATCCTCCCCGCCGCGACCTTCGTCGTCGGCGACACCGAGGCCGACGCCGAGGAACTGTCTCGGGAGATCCGGCTCGCGCAGGTGTCGCCGGCGACCGCCGTCCGTCTCATCGAACAGCTGTGGAACACCGCCCTGCCCGACTTCGACCCGGACGGACCGTTCCCGACCTTCGATCCGGTGGGCGGCGAGTCGACGGTGTCGCAGGGTCGGGCCAGTGTCCGGATGTTCGGTCGCAGCGCGCAGGAGTTGGCCGACGAGTGGCGAGAGGTCGCCGCCGCCGACGGGCTGACCGCTCGGGAGACGGTCGCCGTGACGCTCGGTCGGCACGCCTTCGTCGGCACCGCCGAGTCGGTGGCGACACAGATCGACGATGCCGTGCAGTCCGATGTCGCCGACGGCTACATCCTGGTCCCGCACATCACCCCGGGCGGCCTGGCGCCCTTCGTCGACACCGTGGTGCCCATCCTGCAGGAGCGCGGCGTGTTCCGCACCGAGTATTCGGGCACCACCCTGCGCGACCACCTCGGACTCGGCCCGGCCGACGAGCGGCGGGCCGCAGCGTCATGAGGTTCATCGCGATGACCCTGATCGCTCGGCAACCCGACCCGGTGACCGGCGAGCCGACCCCGACCGCGCAGCGGTTCCGCGAGGTCGTCGATCATGCGCGCCTCGCCGAGGAACTCGGCTTCGACGGATTCGGGGTCGGGGAACGACACGAGCGGCCGTTCCTGTCGTCGGCGCCCGCCGTCTGGCTGAGCCACCTCGCGGCGCTGACCACTGAGATCCGTCTGTTCACCACCGTCGCGACGCTCGCCCTGGTCGATCCGGTCCGCGCGTTCGAGGACTACGCGACGCTCGACCATCTGTCCGACGGGCGACTGGAACTGATGATCGGCAAGGGCAACGGTTCGGCCCAACGCGACCTGTTCGCCGTGACCGAGGACGATCAGTGGGCGCGCAACGCCGAATCGTTCGAGGTGTTCTCCCGGCTGTGGGCCGACAACCGGATCAGCGCCGACACCAGGTTCCGTCCCGCCCTTCGTGACGTCGAGGTGTGGCCGGAGCCGTTGCAG from Gordonia humi encodes:
- a CDS encoding amino acid ABC transporter ATP-binding protein produces the protein MSAPAVRIRGLRKSFGSATVLHGIDLDIAEGEVTVVIGPSGSGKSTLLRCVNHLERPDSGFVEVDGEVIGYHPTGGRLRERSPRDVARQRSRIGMVFQQFNLFGHRTAAQNVAEGPISAGASRADATATATALLDRVGLTGKDDAYPRQLSGGQQQRVAIARALAQQPRLILFDEPTSALDPELVGEVLGVIRDLAAERMTMLIVTHELGFAREVADTVVFVDDGRIVESGPADAVLTSPVHERTRAFLSAVL
- a CDS encoding transporter substrate-binding domain-containing protein, which produces MPVSRISRRLVAAAVLITAAVASLTACGSSSSTPTDQAAVPTADVVSAIHADPRIHDLLPADIRTAGSATLGTVQAVGQAGLPHAGVVDGRQVGLDIDIADAVARVLGIEWKRDYGTFATIIPGVQNGRYQVGEANFGVTEARTRVLDFATYLNDGQGFLGASTVTAEHIASLTDACGYRIATSPGSTFQTLLETHADDCAKAGKKPWTVQYFADQGPIVLGLQNGKVDLYFGPTLSLRYAEKHIAGTRFLGELTTTPVGFVTAKGSPLAPALVAAVNKLITTGEYGAIFAKWGVPASQVHESQINPSATF
- a CDS encoding amino acid ABC transporter permease, yielding MTDILPGVRETAVSRADTQRRPLPTATERVVPLRHPGRWIATVAVLVVVAQLVHGFATNEFFQWGRFAYWFARPTILHGLLITLEVTALSAVLGLIGGLVLALMRSSQNPVLRAVSWAYIWFFRSIPLIVLLLILFNFGALYESLSLGVPFGPSFLTVPSSTFSNAMVIAVVGISLTEAAFAAEVVRAGFLAVDHGQHEAAAALGLPRRYQLRRIVLPQALRSIVPAYVNQLIGLVKATSLVYYVSLLDVFGVVATTSATFSGDIVPLLLVATAWYVILTSVISVVQFYVERHYAKGATR
- a CDS encoding amino acid ABC transporter ATP-binding protein, with the protein product MTALAAPTTDPVSVEIVDVHKWFGRNHVLRGVDLSIAPGQVTVILGPSGSGKSTLLRTINHLERPEIGHVDVGGELIGVRPHGDRRKELPEREILAQRRRIGFVFQQFNLFPNLTAVENVAVGPYATGRESRESAVERARELLTQVGLSAKADAYPRQLSGGQQQRVAIARALASRPGLLLFDEPTSALDPELVRDVLDVIRRLVDSGTTMVIVTHEIAFARDVADLVCFMDDGVIVDNGSVADVLDDPRHPRVREFLTRM
- a CDS encoding transporter substrate-binding domain-containing protein; this translates as MSTRHLRAARRTAALVVVAATLVTGATACSSSDSADAAPAGSVRIGAASNGAADPVTLKVDEQTSISAELPEAVRDSGELTVGLGILPAGSPPLGYVGDDGTTQTGSEPDLTRLIAAVLGLKPQFTAYTWENLFVGIDSGKVDVGATNITVTEERKDKYDFATYRKDQLALETAADRTWTFDGDYHVLAGKKIGVGAGTNQERILLEWQSRLRSVGKDLEVKYFADANSYYLALNSGQIDAYLGPNPASAYHVRQTASGPNPTRIAGTYSGAGASLQGLIAVTTKKDSGLAKPIADAIDYLIANGQYADWLKAWNLSSEAVTESLVNPPGLPRTNA
- a CDS encoding LLM class flavin-dependent oxidoreductase, which translates into the protein MTRPDRIHLAAALDAAGWHPAAWREADARPDALFTADYWVDLARTARRGRLDFITVEDSFALQSDEFGVADSRTDRVRGRLDAVAIAARVAPAVPGLGVVPTAVVTLTEPFHLSKAVATLDYVSRGNAGVRVQVAADPAAAANVGRRTPATARREDLASAGTAELIAELFGETADYVEVLRRLWDSWEDDAEIRDIASGRFIDRDKLHYIDFVGDRFSVRGPSITPRPPQGQPPVAVLAHTSAGFDLIASSADLGFVTPIDQTSARSTVAAVRDAAVAAGRDPDLLRLFGDLVVVLDDTVDAARARLTRLDDRAGRVFASDAEIFVGTPDGLADLLTERHRAGLTGFRLRPAALPHDLEQIVDGLVPELTRRGLFPTDDSTGTLRDRLGLPRPANRYAAATA
- a CDS encoding NtaA/DmoA family FMN-dependent monooxygenase (This protein belongs to a clade of FMN-dependent monooxygenases, within a broader family of flavin-dependent oxidoreductases, the luciferase-like monooxygenase (LMM) family, some of whose members use coenzyme F420 rather than FMN.) produces the protein MTRPRKQIHLAAHFPGVNNTTVWSDPASGSHIEFDSFTRFAQDAERGKFDFLFLAEGLRLREQNGQIYDLDVVGRPDTFTVLTALAAVTERIGLTGTINSTFNEPFDVARQFASLDHLSGGRAAWNVVTSWDSFTGENFRRGGYLAEEDRYDRARAFLSAVETLWESWHDGDLVADRDAGRFLAAGDVGSYAVHNRFFDIEGRFTVPRTPQGRPVIFQAGDSDQGREFAAADADAIFSRHAVGDDGRAFYRDVKDRLAKYGRDRDDLLILPAATFVVGDTEADAEELSREIRLAQVSPATAVRLIEQLWNTALPDFDPDGPFPTFDPVGGESTVSQGRASVRMFGRSAQELADEWREVAAADGLTARETVAVTLGRHAFVGTAESVATQIDDAVQSDVADGYILVPHITPGGLAPFVDTVVPILQERGVFRTEYSGTTLRDHLGLGPADERRAAAS